The window GTCCAATCATGGGGAATTAAGAGGGGACAAGAAATAAGCTTGTTGTTGCCAAGACAAGCAATAATTGATTAGGCTTAAGAGATTGACAATCTGTCAGTTATATGAAGTgtaatagaaataaaatatgCCTTAAACAATTTATGATCTCCTTACTGATTAGAGCAAGATCCATATTCCCTCCTGATGTTAACCAAAACGCTGTCCAACCAATGTAACAAAAGAATGACAGAACTAATAGTATCTCATTTTGGCTGGAACGCAATCAGAGATTCGGATAATCTCCTTACTCTCACTTCCAGCTTTTACCTGCAAATAGCTTCCCTTGATTGATAGTTTTCAGTCTAAAAATTTGGGTCAGGTGAGACACAGGTCTGTGTCTGAAAACTGCTGCATAAATGCTGTAGGGATAGCATGAacaacggtgatggaaagcgtCTGAATGGGGAAGCCGAGGAAGAGGATGAAGACGATTTGGACGGGGAAGGCCGTGAGGCTTGGGAGCGAACCTATACTGATGAGAGATCGTGGGAATCTCTTCAAGAGGATGAGTCTGGGTTACTCTGCCCAGTTGATGACAAGATCCTCCACCATGCACAGTATCGCAGAAGACTTCGCTCTCTGTCTTCCACTACAACTGCTTCTCGAATCCAAAAGGGTCTCATTCGGTATCTTTACATCGTTATTGATCTTTccaaggtaaaaaaaaaaagagtgttGATTCTGCTATTTGTCTAAATCTGTCCTTTTCTATTTCCTTTAATATTTGCTGTCTTACGtaaatttgttattttcttgattGCATCAATTCAATTATGCATAATGTTGAGATGAAATCTCTGATTAGTCTTGTTTCTTGGCAAATATCTGCACTTGCTTTAACTTCTCTTTCTTGTTAGAAACATTTTTATCTTCCAGAACAGGATGGGacagtatgttgagttaatgAATTTGCTGAGATCTGTAAGTTGGATTTCTCAATGCTATGCACTGAGAAGATGAACATTTCTTTTTCCAGATTTGAAACTTCTTACATGGAAATTTCTGAAGTTCTGTTCATATTGAGACTGCTTCACTTGGTTTTGCAACCTAAATTTGGTTAAACATTATGTAGTAATTGTACATCATGCTATGACCATGGTAGTTCCACATATCCTCACAATGCTGTAGCTAAACTGTACAGGCTGCAGCAGAGATGGACTTCAAACCAAGTCGAATGGCTGTAGTTGCAAAACATGTCGAGGCCTTTGTCAGGGAGTTCTTTGATCAGAATCCTCTCAGTCAAATCAGTCTAGTAACCATTAAAGATGGAGTTGCTCATTGTTTGACAGATCTTGGTGGAAGTCCTGAATCCCATGTAAAAGCCTTGATGGGTAAGTTGGAGTCCTCTGGTGATTCCTCATTGCAGAATGCCTTAGACCTTGTTCATGGCTATCTTACTCAAATTCCATCATATGGTCACCGGGaagtattaattttatacTCGGCTCTTAGTACCTGCGATCCTGGAGACATAATGCACACCATCCAGAAATGCAAGAACGCAAAAATAAGGTGTTCTGTCATCGGTCTGTctgctgaaatttttatatgcaAACACATCTGCCAAGAAACTGGAGGCCTGTACTCTATTGCATTGGATGAGGTAAGCTAAACATTAGTTCCTGTTCTCCGTTGTCTTGGTAGTTTTTGTTCTCCTTTTGATTAATAacagtatataatatatagtttctGCAAATAGAATGGAACTGGTAGGAGAAGGTTACCTGATTTCAGCAGATATCTTAATAGGCCATAGATTTTACATTGAATAATTCAAGGCTCTTCAAGGTTAGTATGCCACTTCTATTTCTCTACAGATGAAGACTAACCTATTATAATATGGCAGTCCCACTTCAAAGAGTTAATATTGGAGCATGCACCCCCTCCGCCAGCTATAGCTGAATTTGCAATTGCTAGTTTAATCAAGATGGGCTTCCCTCAAAGAGCAGCAGAAAATGTTATCTCAATATGCGTATGCCATAAAGAGGCCAAGGGTGGAGGATACACTTGTCCAAGATGCAAGGCGAGAGTGTGTGAGCTCCCTGCTGAATGTCGTATTTGTGGACTTACCCTTGTTTCTTCTCCCCATTTGGCAAGATCATACCATCACTTATTTCCAATCATGCCATTTGAAGATGTGGCTCCCACACAACACAAACTACCCAAGACTTGTTTTGGTTGCCAGCAGAGTCTTCTGAGTTCAGGTAAGTAGTCATTTATAATTTTGGTCAATGCATCTAGCTTCTAGTTTGCTGTAGAAAGAGACCTCTCTTAATGCAGTTCACTATGAATAAGTTAATATATTAAGGTGTGCAGACATTAATTTAATTCCCCTAATGAAATCATTATCTTCGTCTGTTTTATCTTGCGGAGCTAGTTCCAACATAGATGCATGCGCTGTGTAATAAGCTTTCTTCTCTCTAAGTTCCATGACTGCACTAGTTCTGAATTGTGCTTATCCATAACATTGGGCAATGCCTAGCTTAGGTGCCTTCATTAACAAGCATGTGCATGTGCCCATCATGCCATAGAAGTTTAATAGATTCTACTGTTTGCAAGTCTCGGATTGAAGTATATCTTATACACGTTGCATCATGTTCTTCCATCTGTATTTTGCAATTATTGTTGGCCTTTCTTTAGCCTAGCTTTTCATTTTCTACTTAATATCAATGTATAATGGAAGGACTTCTCTTTTTAATCCAGACTAGAGTTCGTACCTCTGCTCGTGCAGTGATATTAGACGTAGTTCTCAAAGTCTTATTAAAATAGTATGTGTGTTGATGCgaaattaacaaataaaaatacctATAAAAGTCACAGCTAAAAGGTAATTAAGTAATCAagacaaaaataattgaaaaaatgaaaacaaaagggTTAagattttgtatatataatgtatcAGTGATCTAAACAGTTGCATTGCGGAGGGAAAAAACATAAAACGTTAAAGGAGGGTGGTTAAAGGGTCTGTGAGAGAGAAGTGGGAGTGAAAATAGGAGATGAGAGAAGCAATAGTTATTTTTGGTATTTTTGACCATTACACCTTTAATTTATCGGCTAGCATTATTTGAGTTATAGACAACATGGGCATGGGTAACAGAGTTATATACAACATGATGCTGCTgcttcattttcttcattgtTCATGTTATAAAAGATAATAGAGGAAACATCCTCGGAGTCTTATCTCTTTGATCACAAGCAAATTGGTCATATTATCCCATCTGTGTCAATGATCAGCTTGGTTTAATTGTCACGTGACTGCTAGTTCTGATGCAGGAAGTAGAACTACCCTCTCTGTTACCTGCCCTAAATGCCGACGATGCTTCTGCTTTGATTGCGATATTTATATTCATGAAAGCCTGCATAACTGCCCAGGCTGTGAGAGCTTAAGGCATTCTAAATCTGTCAACACTGCCGAAGCGTGATGGCTCATGTTGGATATAGAAATGTTCCAAAGTGCAGAAAGGAAGGCCGCCCTCTTAACTGCTTTTTTGAGCATCTTAGGTTTCATTCACAATATGAGCTCAAGCATCAGGGAAGTCGAATGGCCGAATTTCAGCCATTGAAGAGAATGTGCAAGATTGTGGTGGTTCGGATATTGATATTCTCCTTTTCCTGGTGGTGATGGAAATCAAAAGCTTTTGACAGCTTGTGTCTGTTTTGCTAGACTCGTTATTGGGTCTCTCATTCTCGATAAatcatgtattttttattatgttgGAAGTGATTCCCCACCTGACTGCTGATTAGAGCCGTGGCATTAGttgcattttcctttttagaTCAGTTATGGATCTGCTATATTAGTTCATGCATCATTACCCTTAAAAAGAGGTATATAATTAGAAGGGCGATTGGAACTGGTCAGGATCAAACATAAGGTCCAATGGGCAAACTCAAACAAAAGAGCGGATTGCTGAATATGAGGCTTAACTGTGCCTAGTCCGGTCCAACCTAGAGGCCCACTTAAACCACCGGCCTTCAGAGAACAGTCCGGTCAAATTTTTAGGCCCACTAACACTGTGGGCCCAGTGAGTCAAGCAACCTGCGCCCGTGAGTAAAGGGCCAAACTAAAATTAACTTGTGAGGCCCAGCTAACAATGTACTTGGGCTACAGTAAGCCCAATGGTCTATTGCCTTGCGATGTAAGGCCCAATCAGCCTCAGCTTGGACTAAGGCTCAATTGTGACTTTGTACCACGCTGAAAAACAATAGGGTTGGTGTTTTTCTGTTTTGTTGGGGGGTGGTGGGGGGCGGGCGCGGCAGAGAGAGGAAATAAACACAAACTGTACTGGGTAGAGATGTCGGTCGACCCGTTCAAAATGTTCCCCttagtaatttttaaaatcttcTATTGAATCACCGCTCCATATTGACGGGGTAGATGCACCCAAAATTTGCCCTGCATCTATTGCTTGCGGGTAAAGGTAATTTGCCCCgattatatgtatttttataattaacattATATATCAAAATCCAATTTTACGAGTTGGAGCCAAACTCATGTGCTAACCTACTTACCCCGCTAacctatcgccaccaaaatcaCCTAATTTCTGCTAGGAGGATCTGCAACTTCAAAACCgtcaaaagaaagaagaattaACCCAATGGAGATTGAATTGTCGATGGTCTAATGAGGACCTGAGTCGGGTGTACACCGCGGCCTTACAGAACGTTTTTGCCGTGGAAATGAGAAGGGGCTGCCTGGTGTCTCCCTCACTGCCTTCTCCAATCTCCGGTTGTCCTCAATACCAGGAAGCTGAGAGCCTGCTGTTGCCataaacaaatgaaaataaattattcacAAAGACAAGAACCAACTTTGCAACATCCCAAAGTCATTATTATAGTACCTACAGCACACAACACTGAGTAAGAATTGCTTACTGGTAGTGTCTTCTTTGGACGCAAGTTGCTGCGTCGTGCCTCCTCCATTCGCAGGGGCACACTCCCCAAGCCGTAGAGAAATCCAGTCCCCTGAACGCATCCCATCAGATGTTTCCCTTTGCTCCCCCATATCAAGTTCGGTTGATGGTCCTGAAGGTCTTATGGGAACAAAAAGCTGGAGGGACGGGTCGTCCCTCCCATTTGCCAAGGGATTGTGAACCAACCCATAATTCATGTCATCATCCAAATGACCGACTGAAGCTGCCTGTGGAACAAGGGTAGCTGCTTCCACAACAGCTTGTGATTCTGGAGTGTAGCCATTTGTTGTGGATGGAGGAAAGTCGTCAGCACAATCATGTTGCAGCTCAAATAGGCTATTGGAGACGTCATTCTCTGAACAGAACAATTGAAAACCAGTGCCATCTTGAGACCCTGAAGGAAGTGACCAAGTAGGCACTCCCCCAAATTCATCAATATCATTATTGGGCAGATCATAACCAGAGCCTGTGCTAGTCCCAAAAGCACGATCTTCATAGGAATCCGCAATTGCAGGATGAGGCACAGTAAAACTAATCTCACCAGGCTCAGTTCGATTGACTGTGTGGCCGGGGACAGAAGATACCAAGATATCATTGTCTTCGTCAGAATCGCTTAAAACTATTACTTCCGAGCCTGCCGAAGGATTTTGCTCCAGATGCCCATAAGCCGACACCATATTAGAAGGCATAGAATCAAGCTCGATCCCATTAATGGTGGAGAAATTAAAATTCCTACCGCCATCCTGATCGACACAATGCCCTTCACCATCCCAACTATTTCCCGAGATACTACTACTACTCATGGCAATAATTTTAGGCTCAACATCTCCAAAAATTTCTCGTAACCCATTACCAGAAGACTTATTCATGTCATCAGCTTTCATAACTCCTGAAAATCCAGTATTATTCACCCATTTGATCTCATTCATTGCTCCTGCCTCTGGCTCATCTTCATGAGTAGTCTTGCAGAGAGTACCATCAGGGAAGTGCCAATTACAAAGACTGCCTAAACTGTTCCTCTCGCTCTCATTTTTAGCCTTCACACGCCAAGAACCATCAGACTTCACCTCAATATCGGTGACATCTTCCCCGCAAGTTTTCATCTATATATCAGCAAAAAAACCAGCAAATTGTCGGTAGAATTCCACTGACTTTTGTTATCAGTGCTGTTGCTTTCCAAGAAAGTGTGGAGAAGTCTTACCATTGATGCCACGCGATTGAAGTACGGGTCAACAATCAGATTCTCCAACGAGTAATTCTGCATACATATAGGACACTGCCACTACAGCCACGGCCACAGCCACAGCCACAAATAATGGTTTGCTTAGATACATGTTAACTCGCATTGGGCGTGAGCAGGAAGTTGTATTTTTTGCTTACCTTTCTAGATCGCTGGTTCATTTGCACAAACACATCAAGGTCAAAACATCCCATATGAGCACAAGGTTTAAATCTTCCAGCAACCTGAATTCTTGAACCACTCATCTGCAAGTTTGTtcaaacaaacaaataaatcCCACAGCCTATATAGCTGCAATCTTCAGAACCAGGGTGCGAAATCTTATGGAAGTCCTAAGCTATAAAAGatgtgaattaaaaaaaataatggaaaaGAGTCCTTTTCTACCAACTTGAAATGCATAACAAGATTCAACGAGTGCAGGACTAACCAGAAGGAACCATGTAGTGACTTAAATATCAAGATAAAGGCTTCAAAAAAACTATAACTTTAGGCATGATAAATTAGAGAACTGATTTAAGGTTAAATAACTCACAGGACATCGCAGATTGACACCAAAAGAATCCGCAACAACTTCCAAATCACTGTCACTATCAGCTCCTGCGGTAGCTCCTCCACCGATGCAACGACAGACCCGAGCAAGAGCATCCTCAAATCGTTCACCCTTAGATTCCTCAGGAATCAAATTGAAGATCTTCATAAAGAGAGAAACAATTAGCACTTGGTTGAACAGATTTATAGATCCAAGTTCTCATTAACTAGCACATAGGTATATTAAGGTGTCTTAACTCTTAAGCAGCCACTCAAACAAGTAAAGCTTAACTATACGCCAGCCAACTAAGTGCTAAGAGAAAAAGTAAGATTGTAAGATTCTCTTTACCTTCATCTAGTAGATAAATATCTATTTGTACTAAACAATAATTACATGTCACCCAAAGTAACTCGAACTAGATGAGACACAGTAGCTAATATTCATTGCCTTGGTCCTTGTGCTAGTGTCAATGTAAATTCCTAGCTAAGCCAGGACAAAAAAGCTATCCACCTAGTAAAGGTCAGCCAAtagtaagaaaaaaaattgagagaaaTTTAAAAGAGAAACATTAGAATTACCTGTTGAACAGTTCGCCGTTTCACGATTCTCACCCCAAAACAGAAGATTCTAGCATCACATCCAGTCAAGCTAATCTTGTTAGTTCCATCTTTGGTACATGGTGTAATCTGACAACGAGATGTGGAGACTTAGAAACGGAACAAAATTTAGAG of the Punica granatum isolate Tunisia-2019 chromosome 6, ASM765513v2, whole genome shotgun sequence genome contains:
- the LOC116210917 gene encoding general transcription factor IIH subunit 2 isoform X1 encodes the protein MNNGDGKRLNGEAEEEDEDDLDGEGREAWERTYTDERSWESLQEDESGLLCPVDDKILHHAQYRRRLRSLSSTTTASRIQKGLIRYLYIVIDLSKAAAEMDFKPSRMAVVAKHVEAFVREFFDQNPLSQISLVTIKDGVAHCLTDLGGSPESHVKALMGKLESSGDSSLQNALDLVHGYLTQIPSYGHREVLILYSALSTCDPGDIMHTIQKCKNAKIRCSVIGLSAEIFICKHICQETGGLYSIALDESHFKELILEHAPPPPAIAEFAIASLIKMGFPQRAAENVISICVCHKEAKGGGYTCPRCKARVCELPAECRICGLTLVSSPHLARSYHHLFPIMPFEDVAPTQHKLPKTCFGCQQSLLSSGSRTTLSVTCPKCRRCFCFDCDIYIHESLHNCPGCESLRHSKSVNTAEA
- the LOC116210917 gene encoding general transcription factor IIH subunit 2 isoform X2 yields the protein MNNGDGKRLNGEAEEEDEDDLDGEGREAWERTYTDERSWESLQEDESGLLCPVDDKILHHAQYRRRLRSLSSTTTASRIQKGLIRYLYIVIDLSKAAAEMDFKPSRMAVVAKHVEAFVREFFDQNPLSQISLVTIKDGVAHCLTDLGGSPESHVKALMGKLESSGDSSLQNALDLVHGYLTQIPSYGHREVLILYSALSTCDPGDIMHTIQKCKNAKIRCSVIGLSAEIFICKHICQETGGLYSIALDESHFKELILEHAPPPPAIAEFAIASLIKMGFPQRAAENVISICVCHKEAKGGGYTCPRCKARVCELPAECRICGLTLVSSPHLARSYHHLFPIMPFEDVAPTQHKLPKTCFGCQQSLLSSVLMQEVELPSLLPALNADDASALIAIFIFMKACITAQAVRA
- the LOC116210915 gene encoding E3 SUMO-protein ligase SIZ1-like isoform X3, whose product is MDLVASCEEKLSYFRIKELKDVLTQIGLPKQGKKQDLMHRILSMLSDEQVRKVPPKQNVVGKEEVAKLIDDIYRSFSGATDLASKVQDSPDCSNLDITREFDDPFCATDIKVRCPCGSSLQTDSMIKCEDRKCVVWQHIGCVIIPQEAIEGNLPVPDVFYCELCRLSRADPFLVSNSHPLYPVKMITINIPTDGTNPVQSVEKAFQLTRADRELLMKQEYDVQAWCMLLNDKVLFRMQWPQYADLQVNGIPVRAINRPGSQLLGSNGRDDGPIITPCTKDGTNKISLTGCDARIFCFGVRIVKRRTVQQIFNLIPEESKGERFEDALARVCRCIGGGATAGADSDSDLEVVADSFGVNLRCPMSGSRIQVAGRFKPCAHMGCFDLDVFVQMNQRSRKWQCPICMQNYSLENLIVDPYFNRVASMMKTCGEDVTDIEVKSDGSWRVKAKNESERNSLGSLCNWHFPDGTLCKTTHEDEPEAGAMNEIKWVNNTGFSGVMKADDMNKSSGNGLREIFGDVEPKIIAMSSSSISGNSWDGEGHCVDQDGGRNFNFSTINGIELDSMPSNMVSAYGHLEQNPSAGSEVIVLSDSDEDNDILVSSVPGHTVNRTEPGEISFTVPHPAIADSYEDRAFGTSTGSGYDLPNNDIDEFGGVPTWSLPSGSQDGTGFQLFCSENDVSNSLFELQHDCADDFPPSTTNGYTPESQAVVEAATLVPQAASVGHLDDDMNYGLVHNPLANGRDDPSLQLFVPIRPSGPSTELDMGEQRETSDGMRSGDWISLRLGECAPANGGGTTQQLASKEDTTTGSQLPGIEDNRRLEKAVRETPGSPFSFPRQKRSVRPRCTPDSGPH
- the LOC116210915 gene encoding E3 SUMO-protein ligase SIZ1-like isoform X2, producing the protein MDLVASCEEKLSYFRIKELKDVLTQIGLPKQGKKQDLMHRILSMLSDEQVRKVPPKQNVVGKEEVAKLIDDIYRRSFSGATDLASKVQDSPDCSNLDITREFDDPFCATDIKVRCPCGSSLQTDSMIKCEDRKCVVWQHIGCVIIPQEAIEGNLPVPDVFYCELCRLSRADPFLVSNSHPLYPVKMITINIPTDGTNPVQSVEKAFQLTRADRELLMKQEYDVQAWCMLLNDKVLFRMQWPQYADLQVNGIPVRAINRPGSQLLGSNGRDDGPIITPCTKDGTNKISLTGCDARIFCFGVRIVKRRTVQQIFNLIPEESKGERFEDALARVCRCIGGGATAGADSDSDLEVVADSFGVNLRCPMSGSRIQVAGRFKPCAHMGCFDLDVFVQMNQRSRKWQCPICMQNYSLENLIVDPYFNRVASMMKTCGEDVTDIEVKSDGSWRVKAKNESERNSLGSLCNWHFPDGTLCKTTHEDEPEAGAMNEIKWVNNTGFSGVMKADDMNKSSGNGLREIFGDVEPKIIAMSSSSISGNSWDGEGHCVDQDGGRNFNFSTINGIELDSMPSNMVSAYGHLEQNPSAGSEVIVLSDSDEDNDILVSSVPGHTVNRTEPGEISFTVPHPAIADSYEDRAFGTSTGSGYDLPNNDIDEFGGVPTWSLPSGSQDGTGFQLFCSENDVSNSLFELQHDCADDFPPSTTNGYTPESQAVVEAATLVPQAASVGHLDDDMNYGLVHNPLANGRDDPSLQLFVPIRPSGPSTELDMGEQRETSDGMRSGDWISLRLGECAPANGGGTTQQLASKEDTTSSQLPGIEDNRRLEKAVRETPGSPFSFPRQKRSVRPRCTPDSGPH
- the LOC116210915 gene encoding E3 SUMO-protein ligase SIZ1-like isoform X1 yields the protein MDLVASCEEKLSYFRIKELKDVLTQIGLPKQGKKQDLMHRILSMLSDEQVRKVPPKQNVVGKEEVAKLIDDIYRRSFSGATDLASKVQDSPDCSNLDITREFDDPFCATDIKVRCPCGSSLQTDSMIKCEDRKCVVWQHIGCVIIPQEAIEGNLPVPDVFYCELCRLSRADPFLVSNSHPLYPVKMITINIPTDGTNPVQSVEKAFQLTRADRELLMKQEYDVQAWCMLLNDKVLFRMQWPQYADLQVNGIPVRAINRPGSQLLGSNGRDDGPIITPCTKDGTNKISLTGCDARIFCFGVRIVKRRTVQQIFNLIPEESKGERFEDALARVCRCIGGGATAGADSDSDLEVVADSFGVNLRCPMSGSRIQVAGRFKPCAHMGCFDLDVFVQMNQRSRKWQCPICMQNYSLENLIVDPYFNRVASMMKTCGEDVTDIEVKSDGSWRVKAKNESERNSLGSLCNWHFPDGTLCKTTHEDEPEAGAMNEIKWVNNTGFSGVMKADDMNKSSGNGLREIFGDVEPKIIAMSSSSISGNSWDGEGHCVDQDGGRNFNFSTINGIELDSMPSNMVSAYGHLEQNPSAGSEVIVLSDSDEDNDILVSSVPGHTVNRTEPGEISFTVPHPAIADSYEDRAFGTSTGSGYDLPNNDIDEFGGVPTWSLPSGSQDGTGFQLFCSENDVSNSLFELQHDCADDFPPSTTNGYTPESQAVVEAATLVPQAASVGHLDDDMNYGLVHNPLANGRDDPSLQLFVPIRPSGPSTELDMGEQRETSDGMRSGDWISLRLGECAPANGGGTTQQLASKEDTTTGSQLPGIEDNRRLEKAVRETPGSPFSFPRQKRSVRPRCTPDSGPH